GTGAGAAATTAGCTTGCAACTTAAGTAGTGCCATCTTTATACAGCAAATTATAAATAGCAGGAAGATCACCCAAAGCTATCATGAAACATCATTTAGGTGCCCAGCAACCTTCAGCTCTGAGgagaaaacattcaaaaaaatgaTTAAGGCATTACACCTACAGTAAATCTACTAGAAGTTTAAAAGTGCTATTACCCTGATTCGAGTTCATATAATTCTCCAAACACAAATGACGTATACGATTCTCCCAGGGTGTAGGTGTCCAGACACTTCAAGAGCATGCATTTTGTTCGATATACATCTTGGACAGGGATATGGCCATGGACTTGGCAAGCTCTTCGTCGCGTTTTCTCTGCACCTGAGTCTGTTTGCACCAATTGTCGTACTCGGGATTGGGATAGCAGTGATCAAACACCGCGTCGTAATGTCCGTTACTGAGCCAACTCAGCCAGATACTGGGCCTCAGCGAATCCTCGGGGCCCAAATAGTGGATCATGGTGGACACCGTGGGGCTCTCCAACCTCCCTCCAGTAGTTAAGTGGATATTGACATTCAGCATCTGCCCCATGGCCAGCAACTCCGGGTAGCCGGCCCAGGCGCCGTCCTGGGCGGCTGCGATGATGAACTCGCCCACGTCGCCCTCGATCAGGGGGCTGAAGTGGTCTAGGTGGTCGGCGATGTAGTGCACCGTCTGCTCCCGCAGCTCGCGGTGCAGGCTCTGGTCCCCGTACACCGTCTTGCTGACGGCTCGGTAGAGGCAGTTGCCGTCGGGGATGATGTGGAAGCGGTACTTATTCCGCTGCCGCAGGTACTTGTCCTGCCTCTCCACCTCGGCCAGGTACAGGGCCAGCTTCTCGTCTCTGGGGTCCGCCCTGGAGACCACCCCCGCCTCGGCCGCGCCGCCCGGGGCGGCGTCGCCGCTGCGGCCCGGGGGCGCctcgggctcgggctcgggcCGCCGGGCCTCGTGGGCGCCGGGCGGGTCGCCGCGCTCGCCGGCCCTCTCCCAGGCGCGGCAGCTGCGCTCGGCCGGGTGCTCCTCGGCCCACGGCCCGGGGCCGGGCTCCGGGCTGCCCGGGGGCGGCGCGGGGCCCCGGGGCTTGGCGGCGGCCAGGGCCTGGCGGTGCTCGCTCAGTCGGAAGTTTCGCTCGGAGGCCTCCCGGGCGGCGTCGGCGCCCGCGGGCTCGGGGCCGTCGGGCCGCAGCAGCTCCTCCAGGAGCCAGGCCGaggcggcgcggcgcggcggggccggggcgccGGGCGCGGGCGCCAGCAGCAGGCAGCGGCCGCGgggcgcggcgggcgcggcgggcgcggcggcgggcTCGGGCCCGGGCAGCAGCAGCCGCTCGGCGCCCAGGGCGCGCACGGTGATCTGCGCCGTGGACGTGTAgtgcggcggcagcggcggcttGCAGGACCCGCCGGGcggcccggcggcggcggcggcggcgggggcggtgGCCCCGGCCACCATCTCGAAGCAGGACGAGAAGGCGGGCATCTtggcggcgggcgcggcggcggctTCCCGCGGCTCGGCGGCCGCGGCGGGCTGGCACTCACCGGACTCGGGCTCGGGCGCGCCGCTGGCGGGGCCCGGCGGCTGCAGCGAGACCTTGaacggggcggcggcggcggcgggcggcgcgggggcggCGGCCGTGGGCCCCGGGGCCCCGGCGGGGTAGTGGGTGCAGACGCTGCTGTAGAGCTGCATGGCCCTGCCCGCCGCTCGGCCCCTTATAGGCGCGGCGAGCCCTGCGGCGGGGACACACCCTCCGGGCccgggggagggggccggccgAGCGCGGTGACCCCGGGGCCCGAGAATAGAAATGAGCGGAGGGCCGCCGGCGCGTCAGGAGCCGCAAATAGCGCCCGGGTCCCCGCCAAATTCCTGCTGCGCCACAGcgcgcgggggcggggagggccaCGCGCTCGGCCC
The DNA window shown above is from Equus przewalskii isolate Varuska chromosome 30, EquPr2, whole genome shotgun sequence and carries:
- the OTUD1 gene encoding OTU domain-containing protein 1, producing MQLYSSVCTHYPAGAPGPTAAAPAPPAAAAAPFKVSLQPPGPASGAPEPESGECQPAAAAEPREAAAAPAAKMPAFSSCFEMVAGATAPAAAAAAGPPGGSCKPPLPPHYTSTAQITVRALGAERLLLPGPEPAAAPAAPAAPRGRCLLLAPAPGAPAPPRRAASAWLLEELLRPDGPEPAGADAAREASERNFRLSEHRQALAAAKPRGPAPPPGSPEPGPGPWAEEHPAERSCRAWERAGERGDPPGAHEARRPEPEPEAPPGRSGDAAPGGAAEAGVVSRADPRDEKLALYLAEVERQDKYLRQRNKYRFHIIPDGNCLYRAVSKTVYGDQSLHRELREQTVHYIADHLDHFSPLIEGDVGEFIIAAAQDGAWAGYPELLAMGQMLNVNIHLTTGGRLESPTVSTMIHYLGPEDSLRPSIWLSWLSNGHYDAVFDHCYPNPEYDNWCKQTQVQRKRDEELAKSMAISLSKMYIEQNACS